TCGTCGCACCGAAGTGAACACCGCTCGCCGCTCGCGCGTGCGCACCTTCCTGCGCAAGTTCGAAGACGCCCTGGCCGCCGGCGACAAGGTCGTCGCCAAGGCCGCGTTCATCGAAGCGCAATCGGAACTGATGCGCGCCGTCTCCAAGGGCGTCGTCCACCCCAACACCGGCTCGCGCAAGGTTTCGCGCCTGGCGGCTCGCTTGAAGAAGCTTGATCAGGCCGCGGCCTAATCCAGTTTCTCG
The window above is part of the Caulobacter soli genome. Proteins encoded here:
- the rpsT gene encoding 30S ribosomal protein S20; translated protein: MANNPGAKKAIRKIARRTEVNTARRSRVRTFLRKFEDALAAGDKVVAKAAFIEAQSELMRAVSKGVVHPNTGSRKVSRLAARLKKLDQAAA